Proteins found in one Subtercola endophyticus genomic segment:
- a CDS encoding RecQ family ATP-dependent DNA helicase, with protein MGNATSAEGDHEVARVAREVFGWGALRSGLGEAMRTLIEGRDVLAIMPTGYGKSSIYEVTGTVLGGVTIVVSPLIALQEDQVRTLTAVADAPPAVAVNSSHGQAAARAAWRRIEQGRAGFIFLAPEQLANEDVRDRLRALPVRLFVVDEAHCVSSWGHDFRPDYLQLGDAIETLGHPPVLAMTATGASPVRDEIVERLGLTNHRLIARGFDRPNLHLAVVRHETDADKRRSVREQVERLEGVGLIYVPTRHDTQLYSGELVEAGIRSAGYNGGMPASEREEVYERFIADELDVVVATSAFGMGIDKSDVRFVVHAAVTDSIDSYYQEIGRAGRDGEAANVTLHYRPEDFALTSFFEGGAPDDAQVRRMFGAIAEHPGLSRAELATELDTHERAITRLLGLLEDAGVVVAAADGLTAATATGTAVLGTAVPGTAVPGTAVLDTAVPGTAVPASTGPASTGLGSTGTITADEAVARTAQHAASRQRVEHSRAAMMREYAETRSCRRQVLLGYFGENLPEPCGNCDTCDSGSAYEHAESTARASFAVDEHVTHASWGDGVVMRVEADRITVFFEREGYRVLSIADATRFHLLSVTPSAPPTQ; from the coding sequence GTGGGCAATGCGACGAGCGCAGAGGGCGACCACGAGGTGGCGCGGGTCGCACGCGAGGTGTTCGGGTGGGGCGCGCTGCGGTCCGGGCTCGGTGAGGCGATGCGCACACTCATCGAGGGGCGGGATGTGCTGGCGATCATGCCGACGGGGTACGGCAAGTCGTCGATCTATGAGGTCACGGGCACGGTGCTCGGCGGTGTGACGATCGTGGTGTCACCGCTCATCGCGCTGCAAGAAGATCAGGTGCGCACGCTCACGGCGGTAGCAGATGCTCCCCCGGCCGTCGCCGTCAACTCGAGCCATGGGCAGGCCGCCGCCCGGGCCGCCTGGCGGCGCATCGAGCAAGGGCGGGCGGGGTTCATCTTTCTCGCTCCCGAGCAGTTGGCGAATGAGGATGTACGAGACCGGCTCCGCGCCCTGCCGGTCAGGCTGTTCGTGGTCGACGAGGCGCACTGCGTCTCCTCGTGGGGGCACGACTTCAGGCCGGACTACCTGCAGTTGGGCGACGCGATCGAGACTCTCGGGCATCCACCCGTCTTGGCGATGACGGCGACCGGGGCGTCTCCGGTGCGCGACGAGATCGTCGAGCGGCTGGGGCTCACGAACCACCGGCTGATCGCGCGCGGCTTCGACCGGCCGAACCTGCATCTCGCGGTAGTGCGGCACGAGACAGACGCCGACAAGCGGCGGTCCGTGCGCGAGCAGGTCGAGCGGCTCGAGGGCGTCGGTCTCATCTACGTTCCCACCCGCCACGACACGCAGCTGTACTCGGGCGAGTTGGTTGAGGCGGGCATCCGCTCGGCCGGCTACAACGGCGGAATGCCTGCATCCGAGCGCGAAGAAGTTTACGAGCGGTTCATCGCCGACGAGCTCGACGTGGTGGTCGCGACCAGCGCATTCGGAATGGGAATCGACAAGTCCGACGTGAGATTCGTCGTGCACGCGGCCGTCACCGACTCGATCGACAGCTACTACCAGGAGATCGGCCGCGCGGGCCGTGACGGCGAAGCCGCGAACGTCACCCTGCACTACCGGCCAGAAGACTTCGCGCTCACGAGCTTCTTCGAGGGCGGCGCACCCGACGACGCCCAGGTGCGCCGGATGTTCGGGGCCATCGCCGAGCATCCGGGGCTCTCACGGGCCGAACTCGCCACCGAACTCGATACGCACGAGCGCGCCATCACCCGGCTGCTCGGCCTGCTCGAAGACGCCGGGGTGGTCGTGGCGGCGGCGGATGGTCTGACCGCCGCCACTGCAACCGGCACCGCCGTTCTGGGCACCGCCGTGCCGGGCACCGCCGTGCCGGGCACCGCCGTTCTGGACACCGCCGTGCCGGGCACCGCCGTGCCGGCCAGCACCGGCCCGGCCAGCACGGGCCTGGGCAGCACCGGCACGATCACCGCCGACGAGGCCGTCGCCCGCACCGCGCAGCACGCCGCCTCACGCCAGCGGGTCGAGCACTCGCGGGCCGCGATGATGCGGGAGTACGCCGAGACGCGCTCGTGCCGGCGCCAGGTGCTGCTCGGCTACTTCGGCGAGAATCTGCCCGAGCCGTGCGGCAACTGCGACACCTGCGACTCGGGCAGCGCCTACGAGCACGCTGAATCGACAGCCCGCGCGTCGTTCGCGGTCGATGAGCACGTCACCCACGCCTCCTGGGGCGACGGCGTGGTGATGCGGGTAGAGGCCGACCGGATCACCGTGTTCTTCGAACGAGAGGGATACCGCGTGCTCTCCATCGCAGATGCCACGCGCTTTCATCTGCTGAGCGTGACCCCTTCGGCACCACCCACGCAGTGA
- a CDS encoding lysophospholipid acyltransferase family protein → MGVPSRATVRLLVNPVVRGREYLSELPGPFIFVANHPSELDAPLLALVLARIAPRLVAVGAAPQTGARGAFESALGLRSAGRLAGLLNRGVSVLLFPENDRADDGTLTPFNLGAARLGIQTGVPIVPVALSGTYRALPPWRHLPETSRPRVNVVFGRPIRPDAGSEPSAVNDDIVTAITLGMAEVKNGWYGALRAEAEGTLVAAGSASDEGGAETGTARWRRIWKATAPDEVQRRTVWVK, encoded by the coding sequence ATGGGCGTTCCGTCGCGGGCGACCGTGCGGCTGCTGGTGAATCCGGTCGTGCGCGGGCGGGAGTACCTCAGCGAGCTTCCGGGTCCGTTCATCTTCGTAGCGAATCATCCGAGCGAACTGGATGCTCCGCTGCTCGCTCTCGTGCTCGCGCGTATCGCGCCGCGGCTGGTGGCGGTGGGCGCTGCTCCACAGACCGGAGCGCGCGGAGCTTTCGAGAGCGCACTCGGCCTGCGCTCCGCTGGGCGGCTGGCCGGGCTACTGAACCGCGGAGTCAGCGTGCTGCTCTTTCCGGAGAACGACCGTGCCGACGACGGAACGCTGACACCGTTCAATCTCGGGGCTGCTCGGCTGGGCATCCAGACCGGCGTGCCGATCGTGCCGGTGGCGCTCTCAGGCACCTACCGGGCCCTTCCGCCGTGGCGACACCTGCCCGAAACCTCGCGGCCTCGGGTGAACGTGGTATTCGGGCGGCCAATCCGGCCCGACGCCGGCTCCGAACCCTCTGCAGTGAACGACGACATCGTGACGGCGATCACACTCGGAATGGCCGAAGTGAAAAACGGCTGGTACGGGGCGTTGCGAGCCGAAGCCGAAGGAACGTTGGTGGCGGCCGGCAGTGCAAGCGATGAGGGTGGCGCCGAGACTGGCACTGCGCGCTGGCGCCGCATCTGGAAAGCGACCGCTCCCGATGAGGTGCAACGCCGAACGGTGTGGGTGAAGTAA
- a CDS encoding histidine phosphatase family protein, protein MRLLLIRHGQTIDNVRGALGTVVPGPPLTELGETQAAAIPGALEGERIDAIYVSTMLRTHLTAAPLAAARGLAPVVVDGLQEIDAGSLEQRNDEDAIRAYMGTIFAWWTDFSARIPGGEDGAEFYGRYDGAIESIARKHAGEPNSTVAIVSHGAAIRAWASFTSQNLDADFSREHPLENTGMVMLEGSPDAGWVTTEWAGEPLGGAQLEDQAAPDPTGEATA, encoded by the coding sequence ATGCGGTTATTACTGATTCGACACGGCCAGACGATCGACAATGTGCGCGGGGCACTCGGAACCGTCGTTCCGGGCCCGCCGCTCACCGAGCTGGGTGAGACGCAGGCGGCGGCGATTCCCGGGGCACTCGAGGGCGAGCGGATCGACGCGATCTACGTGTCGACGATGCTGCGCACCCACCTCACGGCGGCACCTCTCGCTGCGGCACGCGGGCTCGCGCCGGTCGTGGTCGACGGCCTGCAGGAGATCGACGCCGGCAGCCTCGAGCAGCGCAATGACGAGGATGCAATCCGCGCGTACATGGGTACGATCTTCGCCTGGTGGACCGACTTCTCGGCCCGCATTCCGGGCGGCGAAGACGGCGCCGAGTTCTACGGCAGATACGACGGCGCGATCGAATCCATCGCGCGAAAGCACGCGGGCGAGCCCAACAGCACCGTCGCGATCGTCAGCCACGGGGCCGCGATCAGGGCGTGGGCCTCGTTCACGTCGCAGAATCTCGACGCGGACTTCAGCCGCGAGCATCCGCTCGAGAACACCGGCATGGTGATGCTCGAAGGCTCGCCCGACGCGGGCTGGGTCACCACCGAGTGGGCCGGCGAACCGCTCGGCGGCGCTCAGCTCGAAGACCAGGCCGCACCCGACCCTACGGGCGAGGCGACGGCCTGA
- a CDS encoding diacylglycerol/lipid kinase family protein → MERGSGGRGAGGRGADRLPFAAIVYNPTKVDLRRLRPLVEKVEAERGWAPSLWAETTVADPGEAASAQLLAHVPTPSVLIAVGGDGTVSAVAQALVSRTSQSSQRLQGAGASVSRDGAVEHPAPALPAGEQVTAPDTRELSVGVPLGILPAGTTNLFARALGLPLRSHKKALLAAFSDTVRTVDVGRVDARLESGATLSRAFMVMAGMGVDAQMVVNTSARGKSALGWTGYIAAIVGSFVTNRRFDLSYTLDGDALAAAPAHTIVVGNAGVLPAGIRMIPGARIDDGLLDVVVLRPSGFAQWTHALGWFVRTNTPALPRRAAGRAAADGSAPVVSAAVTHSRATTVSWSAGPAQDFEIDGEHLGRVTSADAHIEPAALRVRGSVAP, encoded by the coding sequence ATGGAGCGGGGGTCTGGCGGTCGGGGTGCTGGCGGTCGGGGTGCTGACCGTCTTCCGTTTGCGGCGATCGTCTACAACCCGACCAAGGTCGACCTGCGCCGGCTGCGTCCGCTCGTCGAGAAGGTGGAGGCCGAGCGCGGCTGGGCACCCAGTCTGTGGGCCGAGACCACCGTCGCCGACCCTGGCGAGGCAGCCTCGGCACAACTGCTCGCGCACGTGCCGACACCGAGCGTGCTGATCGCCGTCGGGGGCGACGGAACCGTCAGCGCGGTCGCCCAGGCGCTGGTGTCGCGAACTTCGCAGAGCTCGCAACGGCTTCAGGGCGCAGGCGCTTCCGTCTCGCGCGACGGTGCGGTTGAGCATCCGGCCCCCGCTTTGCCAGCAGGTGAGCAGGTGACTGCCCCCGACACTCGTGAACTCTCGGTGGGGGTGCCGCTGGGCATCCTGCCGGCCGGAACCACCAACTTGTTCGCGCGGGCTCTCGGGCTTCCGTTGCGCAGCCACAAGAAAGCCCTGCTCGCCGCGTTCAGCGACACGGTTCGCACCGTCGACGTGGGGCGAGTGGATGCCCGGCTCGAGTCGGGCGCAACGCTGAGCCGCGCGTTCATGGTCATGGCAGGTATGGGCGTCGACGCCCAGATGGTGGTCAACACCTCGGCGCGGGGCAAGAGCGCGCTCGGCTGGACAGGGTACATCGCCGCCATTGTGGGCTCGTTCGTGACGAATCGCCGCTTCGACCTCTCGTACACGCTCGACGGAGACGCTCTCGCTGCCGCCCCGGCGCACACGATCGTGGTGGGCAATGCGGGGGTGCTGCCGGCGGGCATCCGCATGATTCCGGGGGCGCGCATCGACGACGGGCTGCTCGATGTGGTCGTACTGCGCCCGAGCGGATTCGCGCAGTGGACCCACGCGCTCGGCTGGTTCGTGCGCACCAACACTCCCGCGCTTCCACGCCGGGCCGCGGGCCGGGCAGCGGCCGACGGCTCTGCGCCCGTGGTGTCGGCCGCGGTGACACACTCGCGCGCGACCACCGTGTCGTGGTCTGCCGGCCCCGCCCAAGACTTCGAGATCGACGGCGAGCACCTCGGCCGCGTCACCTCTGCCGACGCCCACATCGAGCCCGCCGCCCTGCGCGTGCGCGGCAGCGTCGCGCCGTGA
- a CDS encoding ferritin family protein → MAFDIDSYTKTSKNVAWEDLDFEDFRTNPLPPDTLRVIRYMADVEYHTVCYMRDMLVTPSHRDQDVTGFMTMWNREEFWHGEALADVLRMHDITLEFDELKSKRLKLGWKDRIDPVKQSVLSNLVGKDFIGVHMIWGAANEWSAVAAYKRLAEIEGNPVLAELLKRIAMQEARHVAFYATQARERLGKSVVAQKFARFALGKFWGPVGSTIMDKTEVKHVMGHIFGGPEGRKAINAIDAHIAKMPGLGGLTIVADSLDANGIAA, encoded by the coding sequence ATGGCCTTCGATATCGACAGCTACACCAAGACGAGCAAGAACGTGGCGTGGGAAGACCTCGACTTCGAAGACTTTCGCACGAATCCGTTGCCGCCCGACACTCTGCGGGTCATCCGCTACATGGCCGACGTCGAGTACCACACGGTCTGCTACATGCGCGACATGCTCGTCACGCCTTCGCACCGCGACCAAGACGTGACCGGGTTCATGACCATGTGGAACCGCGAGGAGTTCTGGCACGGCGAGGCCCTGGCCGACGTGCTGCGCATGCACGACATCACTCTCGAGTTCGACGAACTCAAGTCGAAGCGCCTCAAGCTCGGCTGGAAGGACCGCATCGACCCGGTCAAGCAGTCGGTGCTGTCGAACCTCGTCGGCAAAGACTTCATCGGCGTGCACATGATCTGGGGTGCAGCCAACGAGTGGTCGGCCGTTGCCGCCTACAAGCGCCTGGCCGAGATCGAGGGAAACCCGGTGCTCGCAGAGCTGCTCAAGCGCATCGCGATGCAAGAGGCCCGGCACGTGGCGTTCTACGCCACCCAGGCCCGTGAGCGCCTCGGCAAGAGCGTGGTTGCACAGAAGTTCGCTCGGTTCGCGCTCGGCAAGTTCTGGGGCCCGGTCGGCTCGACCATCATGGACAAGACCGAGGTCAAACACGTGATGGGCCACATCTTCGGCGGCCCCGAGGGGCGCAAGGCCATCAACGCCATCGACGCCCACATCGCCAAGATGCCGGGCCTCGGCGGCCTCACGATCGTGGCCGACTCGCTCGACGCGAACGGCATCGCGGCGTAA
- a CDS encoding signal peptidase I — protein MTLDASSAAGDRSAASTGGTGGGAASTGASAAAAAAVPKGPRHRFLPPERSFLYYLGSALSVAVLILILAIAVVVIVIPKLSGGEALTVLTQSMEPGLPPGTLIVIRPVDVDDIRIGQVVTYQIDSGKPAVVSHRVVSRTIASDGSTTFITKGDNNDLADPNPVQQVQIRGVLWYDIPWIGYVNTWITGPSRAFIVPALVVLLFGYAIFMGISELRDRRRKRKAARV, from the coding sequence ATGACGCTCGACGCATCCTCTGCCGCCGGTGACCGCAGTGCCGCTTCCACCGGTGGTACTGGTGGTGGTGCCGCTTCCACCGGTGCTTCCGCCGCTGCCGCTGCCGCCGTGCCGAAGGGCCCGCGGCACCGTTTTCTGCCGCCCGAGCGCAGCTTTCTCTACTACCTCGGCTCGGCCCTCAGTGTGGCGGTGCTCATTCTGATTCTGGCCATCGCGGTGGTCGTCATCGTGATTCCCAAGCTGAGCGGGGGCGAGGCGCTGACGGTGCTCACCCAGTCGATGGAACCGGGGCTGCCGCCGGGCACACTCATCGTCATCCGCCCCGTCGACGTCGACGACATCCGCATCGGCCAGGTCGTGACCTATCAGATCGATTCGGGCAAGCCGGCTGTGGTGAGCCACCGGGTCGTCTCCCGCACTATCGCGAGCGACGGCAGCACCACGTTCATCACGAAGGGTGACAACAACGACCTGGCCGACCCGAACCCCGTTCAGCAGGTGCAGATTCGCGGCGTGCTCTGGTACGACATTCCGTGGATCGGGTACGTCAATACCTGGATCACCGGGCCGTCGCGGGCGTTCATCGTTCCCGCCCTGGTGGTGCTCTTATTCGGCTACGCGATCTTCATGGGCATCTCCGAGCTGCGCGACCGACGCCGCAAGCGCAAGGCCGCTAGGGTGTGA
- a CDS encoding DUF3800 domain-containing protein: MSEQRSDKVDLPRAPVERPDQERCHDVTVLFLDESKGSSYFIVATQVSEGRCADARKAVARLRKSGQRRVHFVKEGDSRRRLILSQFAQLNLSVTVYRSDEKDELVARERCLAAVARYAVQSHVSRIILERDYSIEKFDRRILFHELTKSRSASHATYGHETSADEPLLWVSDAVAWCVARGGDWRRRVSPLITCSVDVDVDVDEPTSQRGSASTR; the protein is encoded by the coding sequence ATGAGTGAGCAACGCTCAGATAAGGTTGATCTGCCGCGCGCACCGGTCGAGCGGCCGGACCAGGAGAGGTGCCACGACGTGACCGTTCTCTTTCTCGATGAGAGCAAGGGAAGCAGCTACTTCATCGTTGCGACGCAGGTCTCGGAGGGTCGTTGTGCAGACGCCAGAAAGGCCGTAGCACGGCTCCGAAAATCCGGGCAGCGTCGCGTTCACTTTGTGAAAGAGGGGGATTCGCGTCGTCGGCTTATTCTCTCGCAGTTCGCACAGCTGAACCTGTCGGTGACCGTCTACCGCAGCGATGAAAAAGACGAGCTGGTCGCGCGAGAGCGATGTCTAGCTGCGGTGGCGCGTTACGCAGTGCAGTCGCACGTCAGCAGAATCATTCTCGAACGCGACTACTCCATTGAAAAGTTCGACCGCCGCATTCTGTTTCACGAATTGACGAAATCGCGTTCCGCGTCGCACGCGACATATGGACACGAGACATCGGCAGACGAACCGCTTTTGTGGGTTTCCGACGCTGTCGCGTGGTGTGTAGCTCGAGGAGGCGATTGGCGCCGACGAGTCTCGCCGCTGATTACGTGCTCAGTCGATGTCGATGTCGATGTCGACGAACCTACGTCGCAACGCGGATCGGCGAGCACCCGTTAA
- a CDS encoding TOBE domain-containing protein — protein MKLSARNQLTGTIVEVTKGATTSHVRIDIGGGAIVTASITNEAVDDLGLTVGSAAYAVIKASDVLVGVDE, from the coding sequence ATGAAGCTCAGCGCACGCAACCAGCTCACCGGCACCATCGTCGAAGTGACGAAGGGTGCCACCACCTCGCACGTACGAATCGACATCGGCGGCGGCGCCATCGTCACCGCGTCGATCACGAACGAGGCCGTCGACGACCTCGGGCTCACGGTCGGGTCGGCTGCCTATGCCGTCATCAAGGCGTCCGACGTTCTGGTCGGGGTCGACGAGTAG